The uncultured Desulfatiglans sp. DNA window GGGCGGAGTTCCTCTCGCTCCGGGAGCAGGATTTCGTGACGGCGGCCAGGGCCCTGGGGATCGGGACCTGGCGGATCATCTTCCGGCACATGATGCCGAACGCCATCGCCCCCGTGCTGGTCTCGGCCACGATCGGCATCGCGACGGCCATCCTGACCGAGGCCGGCCTCAGCTTCCTGGGCTTCGGCGTCCCCCCGCCGCACGCCACATGGGGGAACATCCTCTCCGACGGCAAGAACTTCATCTTCGACGCCCCGTGGCTCACCTTCGTGCCCGGGGTGGCGATCCTCATCGTCGTGTTGTGTTTCAACCTGTTTGGCGAAGGGCTGCGGGAGGCCTTGAATCCAAAACTGCGGGAGAGGTGATGGAGCTGAAAACCGAAACCCTGCTGAGTGTGGCGGACCTCCACATCACGTTCAGGACCCTGGCGGGCCCTGCGAAGGCGGTGGAAGGGGTGTCCCTCGGCGTTCGCCGGGGGGAGACCGTTGCGCTGGTGGGGGAGTCCGGCTGCGGAAAGAGCGTCACGGCGCTTTCGTTCCTCGGCCTGCTGCCGCGGGCGGCCGTGGTCGAACAGGGGAGTGCGAGGCTCGGGGGGGTCGAGCTGCTCGGGCTGGATGAAGAGGAACTGCGGAAGATTCGGGGAAGGCGGATCTCGATGGTCTTTCAGGAACCGTTGACTTCATTGAACCCTGTATTCAAGGTCGGGGATCAGATCGGGGAAGCCATCCGGGTGCACGAGGCAGTCGATGAAGATGAAATCAGAAGGCGCGTGGTCACTCTCTTGAGGGACGTCGGCATTCCGAACCCGGAGGAGCGCCTGGACGACTATCCGCATCAGCTGAGCGGAGGACAGCGCCAGCGGGTCATGATCGCGATGGCGCTGTCGTGCAACCCGGAGCTGATGATCGCGGACGAGCCGACGACGGCCCTCGACGTGACCGTGCAGGCCCAGATCCTGGCGCTGATGCGCTCGCTTCAGGAGGAGCGGCGGATGTCGATCCTGTACATCACGCATGACCTGGGGGTCGTATCCGAGGTGGCGGAGCGGGTCTATGTCATGTATGCAGGGATGATCGTCGAGGAGGGGCGGACGCCGACGCTTTTCGAGGACCCGAGGCACCCTTATACGCAGGGGCTGCTGGCCTCGCTCCCCAGCCGCGGGAAGAGGGGGCGAAGATTGAGCAGCATCCCAGGACACGTGCCCGATCCGGCCTGCAGACCCGCGGGCTGCCCCTTTCACCCCCGCTGCCCGAGGGCGATGGAATCGTGCCGGGGATCGGTCCCGACGATGATCGATTTGGGCGACGGACACCAGGCGCGCTGCCTGAGAGCTCACGAGAGCGCGCCGAATCCGGCAGAACCGGGGCAAAGGCCGGCTGACGGGGATCGGCGGGTGAAGGGATGATCCGGACTCCGGCCACCGAGACAGCGCCGATCCTGAAAATCAATGATCTGAGGGTGTATTTCCCCGTCCGGCGCGGTTTTCTGCAGCGGATTCGCGGTTGGATCAAGGCCGTTGACGGCGTCGACCTCGAGGTTCGCCGGGGAAGGACCCTGGGGCTGGTCGGCGAATCGGGCTGCGGCAAGTCCACCTTGGCCCGCGCCGTTCTCGGGCTCCTGTCTGCGAGCGGCGGGAGGGTGGCCTATCGGGGACGGGACATTACCGGGCTCTCGGAAAGGGAAATGCGCCCCTACCGCCGGGAACTCCAAATGATCTTTCAGGATCCCTATGGCTCTTTGAACCCCCGCATGACGATCGGGCAATCCATCGAAGAGGGTATCCGGACGATCGGGATGGAGCGGCGTGAGCGCAAGGCGCGGGTGGGGGAACTGCTCGAACAGGTGGGGCTCGCAGCA harbors:
- the dppD gene encoding dipeptide transporter; ATP-binding component of ABC superfamily (Evidence 2a : Function from experimental evidences in other organisms; PubMedId : 7536291; Product type t : transporter) encodes the protein MELKTETLLSVADLHITFRTLAGPAKAVEGVSLGVRRGETVALVGESGCGKSVTALSFLGLLPRAAVVEQGSARLGGVELLGLDEEELRKIRGRRISMVFQEPLTSLNPVFKVGDQIGEAIRVHEAVDEDEIRRRVVTLLRDVGIPNPEERLDDYPHQLSGGQRQRVMIAMALSCNPELMIADEPTTALDVTVQAQILALMRSLQEERRMSILYITHDLGVVSEVAERVYVMYAGMIVEEGRTPTLFEDPRHPYTQGLLASLPSRGKRGRRLSSIPGHVPDPACRPAGCPFHPRCPRAMESCRGSVPTMIDLGDGHQARCLRAHESAPNPAEPGQRPADGDRRVKG